A segment of the Solanum lycopersicum chromosome 9, SLM_r2.1 genome:
cttaggataactttttgTGAGAGGATTACATACTAGAAAGTATTCCTTGTGAAGTTGAGAAACTTCATTGTAACATTGAGAAATAGTTCACTGTAACTTGACATGAGTTTACTGTAATGTtgctaaaaatatgaataattgtttaaatgatttcttatgtgtttccaAGGTGTTAAATGATGTTCTTGTgcttatgatatgatgttttaatcaaaaggatgcatatttctaataaatattcgttttcttgatttttatgcattatgccaaacttagtacatgtgtttttactaattttatgctttcatctatctctaaagtgatcATAGGTGAAGGTGCTTTTGGGAGCTAAGCTTGgaatagaagatctttcaagAAAGTTGAAGAGTATTTCTACATTCGtattgtatgggtcgtgtcccaagtattcttgagtctaagattttatgaaatgagatttaatattttctatgattttattatgaaatatgtTCTATGATATTcatgtgaaatgttttaattccgcaatatttttcatatgtttatatgcgatgaacgatacggaagggcttgtacaagacctctgagaggtcaagtacgctggTTTCACTCCGAGAGtgccatatcttctagtgtgTGCTCGCGGGATGTGACATGCGCGACGATCAAGGACCTTCATATCTTGGTTGCACGCAGGTTGCTTTCGTAGCCTACTTGCCGATGTTTGGGTCCTCATCAAGAACCCTTCGAGTGGTCCTTGAGGAGTCGTGACTAAACATTTTGAccctataaatattattttatttattcaaagtcTTTTcacaagttttagacttcatattatactcccaaaccttcacaaAACACAAGGACGTCTACTAGTTTAATTTCACTAGTTTTCGGCCGTCAAGGTCTTCCTTTGACGTTTAGGTTCTAATATTTCTAAATCAAACTTATATGTTAGTCTAGGTCTGGAAACAtaatttaaatcattattaGATAGGTGAGGATCTAGTCTAGTTCATAggactttcggagtgttacataATACCATATCAAATCAAAAGTGATCGATTTTTTTAAACCGCTAAACCAACCAAATCATACCACATCATTTTTTCGATTTGATTTGGTTCATCGGTTTGCTTTGGCTTGTGTGTGTACCATATCAAATCAAGAGTGGTCGGGTTTTTTAACCGCCAAACCAATCAAATCAAACCACATCGTGTTTTTTCAGTTTGATTTGGTTCGTCGGTTCGGTTTGACTTGTACACCCCTACCTACTTATAAGTTCAGATTTACCACAAATTTTGTGGGGGTGCTatcaatatagaaaaattaacaacaaaaaGTTTGTATGTTTCGAAAAAGAGGAACTCAAGTTTTATTTGTTAGTAAAGGGgacaacaaattaaaaaaacttttgtttttcaaaagGGAGCAACAAaatgttttgtttgttttggcTGTGTTGTATCCTGGTAGAGAACTGTTTGTCACCCCTCAAAGTATATACAAACAATAACTCTTGAAAGATAGTGATCTAACAATTTACAATATAGTCTATTCCATATTAGAAATGGAAGAGGAAACTATCCCAAACGTGTCAAAATAGGATCTAAGATTCTGGATTGTATGTTCATTGGATATGCTACCAACAATAAAGTATGTCAATTTATGGTTCATATGTCCAAACCGCTGGATAGTTAAGTGAAGGGTCTAAGTGACCTTGGTACGAACCAAAGgagaatgtacttaataaagcgATTCAAAGGCATTGTaaattttaatggaaaaattaCTTCATTCGAGTttaattttgtaacatttcttatGGAAAATGAGTCTCATGAATTTAAAGAAGGTGTGCCCTCTCTTggctcattttttttaaaaagagattgTCAATACTAAGATAGATTCAATTATTAGCTGCCGTACTTGAGAGATAATTGttcttcctccaggaaataaacttttgggttcaaagtggatctacaaaaggaaaagaaatttgatgaaactattgacaaatacaaCCAAGACTTACTGTCACAGGCTTTATACAATAAGAAAGTCttaattattttgacacataatagCCActaactaggattacatcaattaagatgttaattgcactagttGCAGTATATGACCAACAAATTTGTCAAaagtaatgtaatttttttttttaaaaaaaagatggatAATTGGAacaagaaatttacatggaataaTCCAAGAGTTTTATGGTTCttggtaaagaaaaaaaatttgtgaacttgttaagtcactttGTAGACTAAAAACAAGAGCCCAAATAATGACATGCTATGTTTGACCAAACTATGTTGACATAtaaattcaagattaacgaatgtgacaaatgtttttacattaaaGACACTTCAAATTACAAGGTTGTTGTTTGTTTtaatgttgatgacatgttgaGACATTTCTGACATAAATTACTAGAAAGTAACTTTGATATGAAAGACATTAAAGTTACTGATATAATTGAAAAAGTATTTGACAAGTTCCAGTATATGGATTTCAATATTGGCAAGACTCAAATAAATGTAAACTTTGTACTTCAAAAGAATGAACACAAAAATGACTCATAATTGGATTATGCTAGAGTATTGAGAAGTATGATATATATCATGACATGTACACGATCAGATATAACATGtactattagtaaactgagtcggttcacAAATAATCTCAATTAAACTTATTGAGTGACAATGAaaagagttttggagtatttaaaacatacttaaaaaactatattttgtattataacTAGTATTCAACAGTATTggaaatatagtgatgcaaattgaatcaccaaatcaaataaagtaaaatcacGAGGAGATATGTATTTACTCTTTTGTGGAGGTTCAATCTcttgaaaatcatcaaaacaaaaatgtatTACTATGGAATCTGGGCTTATCACTTTAAATAAGCCCGGTGAAGAAGTTGAATGACTTCGAactttcttgaaaatttttaattccaaaCCTTTAGCTCCAATATGCGTACACTGTGAGAGTTAAtttgcaataggtagggcatgaAACATGATGTATAACGGAAAGTCTTGTCATAATATGCATAACGGAAAGTCTTGTCAATAGACATTAGCTacttttaatggtttctaagtttgatacaagatatatcaaatcaaataacaCATTCAGATATAACCTATGTatgtgtgaagtgtaagccgcttcaaggagaatccggtaaggccagtATTATACGCACTTATAATCAAGACGTGTTCATGGATGAATCGAACAAAATGATGAGAACCAGAAATAGTtcaagggttaattgtgtgacttatgttgtctaggtatacaccaaagctcgatagttcaaagatatcaaatctatcgattgaccgagtatatccgatatatatTCACTATGTGATGTTCAAAGGGAAATTCAGTTATCCGGATGCAATCAATTCTTACTTATGAATCACAcattttttcatgcatatgttttaacaatagtcATTCCCTATTCATGTGTGAGATTGTTAGATTTTAAAGGTATGAACAagaaatgaagagttgtgactcgCCTGAAGGGTTGTCTTTTCTTAAAGGTTGTTTTCTTGTTACCTTTACCCTATGttgactataaatagagagactttctctcatttttctgcatcaaaatttttcttctattgcatacattttctaacaaaataaaatcgATTGATCGTGTTTGTTTGTGtgatttgttgttgttattttgagTTCGTTGAAATTATTAAAGTTTGAGGTATCGCTACTTCTTTAATtgttaatccgttttatctatGGAGGAATTAATTTGCAATTTCGGATacttgaggggattaaatttcttgatAACGCACAATGAATTCTATGAACTCggatagttttttattttttcttttcatcttttattaaatctgatttgttaatctcaatacaAGAGATAACATatcatatgtttttatttgtattgaatATGTAAAATGTTGGTGCAATTAATTCCTAAGGTAAAAACTGCTAAATGGTTTAAAGAAGTGATGTTGGAAACGATGAATTTTCTGTAGCCTTTGGttgatgaaaataatcaaaatagtgatatattcgagaatttttttttaaatttattacaacaatttttctaattttggtTAAAAAGTAAACAAACTTAAGATCGTGACAAGTATTCCACATGACCCTTAACTTGGTTTTAGCGACAACTCTTCAACTTTGAGTACATAAATATGcacttaaatttaaataaaattttactcaTACACACACGTGTCgtacatgacataatacacgTAGGATGTCATGTACACCACAAAATTGCCATGTAAGGTGCCAAGTCATTTGTTAAATTGTATATAAGTTTAAATATATAGTTGTGCACACCTAAAACTATTGGTGATAGTTGTTAGTTGGTGTCAAATTAAGGAGAAAAGACAATGTGACACCTGAAGTTGTtctgaattttcaaaaagacacctAAACTATGCATgcgtcctattacccccctaaacaATTTTGAACTGATATTATTACATCGATTATTGTCCACATGACATGGAGAGTGTATGCACTCTCTTAAAGAGCGTGAAAAAAAAACGAATATAATTctatttttgcaagtatattgctataaaatacattttcttgtttttcttattttcttaactttttcttcttattattttttctttttctttcttcgttcttttttcaaaaaatcattttcatcttAATTGAAGCTCCTCACTTTAAATGTCACTTTTTATCACaatttcatcttccttttttaCTACTATTACTTTAActatctttttaatttaaaactatatcTAAACATTATATTACATTCGAACAATTTGATAAGCACATTAAATTTCAAGGTGATTAGTAgatattatttagtttttttttaattcaaatttcaattaaactttttcaaatttcgGAGAATTAtgattctttcaaaattatcatttctagttttgaaattatatgaaaatgagcCAAAATAATGAGATGATTAGGGAGTATCATATAGTTTTTGTTTTATCCGATTTCAATTAAATtcattcaattttcaaaaatcaatttatttttttaaaattatgattctaattttggatttatatgaaaatgagaaGTTGATgatacttcaaaattttaaattatttagaaaaaaattaattttgttatcaataatttagtaaagtataaataaatgaagaaaaagaaaagaaaaaaaatgggagTGAGATTCAATTTGACATGAGGGGTAGTAggtgattaaaaaaaagagaatgaagaaaggtgaaagatgaaatgaaatttaaaataagtcaaaattaaaattcaaaaagtaagagagagaaacaaaaaaaaacttaaaatgaaaaaaatatatattttaaattaaattaacacgTGTCATGTATTAATTGATGTGTGAACACAGTTGCTTCATAAAATTTGGGGGCTGatagaaaaataatacaataataccAGTTTATAATTGTTTAATGAGGATAATATGACAgttataaagttaaaatattttttaaaaaatttgagacaactttaatgattaatttatgtcttttctccaAATTAAGGgacatgtttatgtattaaatatccattattatttaaataagatTATCTTCTAGTTTTGTTttaaaagaaagggaaattaaAATGAGAAGGGGTAATGGGTGGAAGGGTAATAAAGTCTAAACATATATTATGAgcatggatggatggatggatggagtAGGGTTTTTGTTTAGGTATTTGAGGCAGCAGTAATTGTTGTCTTCACAAACAGCGTCTCCTCATTCCCCTACCGCCGTCGGGGGCTAATTCACAAGCAACCAACAATGGTAATAGCGTACACTGCTTTCCCATTTTCGATGCTTTAATTCTCTGGTGTTGTCTACTCACTGCTAAGCACTTGTGCtaatataaaattgtattttgtgCAGGCATTCATCAAAGTCCAGAAGACTAGGGCTTACTTTAAGCGTTTCCAGGTTAAATTCAAGAGAAGGAGAGGTGTTGTTGTTTAtccattattatatttttcactatCACATACACCTCCTTTCTGTGCAATTTATTCTATTCTATTGTGCAGAGGGAAAGACTGACTACAGAGCCAGGAATCGCTTGATAAATCAGGACAAAAACAAGTACAACACTCCAAAATATCGTTTTGTTGTCCGATTTGTATCCTAACAACTTTGATCTACCGCTCTATTTCTTTTCGACAGTTTATCCAATTCAAAAATATAGCATTTCCTGTCCTGTTATTGTTAGTGTGTAACCCAGGATGGCTTGTGTTATATTGTTGCTTTACCTTAACCTTTTTTCAGACTAATAAGGACATAATTGCGCAAATTGTGTCTGCTAGCATAGCTGGTGACATGATTCTTGCCTCTGCATATGCTCGTGAGCTGCCTCAATTTGGCCTTCAAGTTGGACTCACAAATTATGCTGCTGGTATTTACATAACCTCTTCTTCTTCGCTCATCTTACCTGAAATTGTGCTAATTGAGTCAATATTAATTTAGCATACTGTACCGGACTTCTCTTGGCAAGACGAGTTCTCAAAAAACTTGAAATGGATGAGGAGTATCAAGGTAACCCTGAGGTAAGTGGCAGCTACAATATCACGCAAGGTGCATCATGTTTTGTTGTCTGTAGTACCAGCTTTTATTTAGTAATGGGTATTATATATCTTTACAGGCCAGTGGAGAGGATTACTCAGTTGAACTTGCTGAAAGCAGGAGGCCTTTCCGTGCTCTCTTGGATGTTGGTCTTATTAGAACTACTACTGGAAATCGTGTGTTTGGTGCTCTCAAGGTAACTAATACTTTTGCTCTGCATTCTCTTTTACTCGTAGCCCATAATGGATTTAGTTTTTCATGAAACAGCCCCTTTGTTTATTTCTTCCAACCTCCTTCAACCTTTAATGAATGGCTTCAACTTGGCACAAACACCTAAAATGATATTACAAACCGTGGTTGCAATTTTTGTTTTGGAAATTAAAGAGTTCTTGATTATCAATTTAGATACTGCTGGATTAGTTGGTCTGTTTGATGGCCTTCTACTGCAAGTCTTTTTTCCTCTTGTAGTGAGCCTGTCTCTGAAGGATTTGTCTATCCATGTCACTGATTATTCATTCTATACACATTGTCTATTCTCTGCTTCTGTCCAGGGTGCATTGGATGGTGGACTTGATATTCCTCATGGTGAGAAGAGGTTTGCTGGATTCAGCAAAGATTCCAAGCAACTTGATGCTGAGGTTCACCGCAAGTATATATATGGTGGCCATGTTGCAACATATATGAAGGTGAAACAAAAAGGATTATATTTGAATAGTTTTTTGGTTACAAAATCCATGGACAATATTTTGTGCTAATCTGGATTAGTGAGGTTCATCTTTGATAGGTTCTGGTGTCTTTCTATTGTC
Coding sequences within it:
- the LOC101245873 gene encoding large ribosomal subunit protein uL18 translates to MAFIKVQKTRAYFKRFQVKFKRRREGKTDYRARNRLINQDKNKYNTPKYRFVVRFTNKDIIAQIVSASIAGDMILASAYARELPQFGLQVGLTNYAAAYCTGLLLARRVLKKLEMDEEYQGNPEASGEDYSVELAESRRPFRALLDVGLIRTTTGNRVFGALKGALDGGLDIPHGEKRFAGFSKDSKQLDAEVHRKYIYGGHVATYMKTLIEDEPEKYLSHFSGYIKRGLEADNLEEMYKKVHAAIRAEPSPKKSEKQPPKKHKRYNLKKLTYEERKAKLIERLNALNSAAGNDEDEDDDE